From Aspergillus chevalieri M1 DNA, chromosome 4, nearly complete sequence, a single genomic window includes:
- a CDS encoding putative proline oxidase Put1 (COG:E;~EggNog:ENOG410PIS9;~InterPro:IPR002872,IPR015659,IPR029041;~PFAM:PF01619;~SECRETED:SignalP(1-34);~go_function: GO:0004657 - proline dehydrogenase activity [Evidence IEA];~go_process: GO:0006562 - proline catabolic process [Evidence IEA]) codes for MPTGPLLRSLLFTSIMSSPLLNPCLSMLTRVVNSTSPLLDPSQNPLMNHLLRMTIYNHFCAGENERSVQQTVHGIKTLGFKGVIMGYAKETVVKENESTTSSTSQEEASLRSVEEWKRGNLRTLGMIGAGDYLAVKFTGAGPIALNALASGDAIPQCIYQAMREICQTAAAQNSRLWIDAEQQVFQPAIDVWTIELMREFNRGESPVVFNTIQAYLKDSEANVQRHLLLSKQEGWKLGIKLVRGAYIAHDRRDRIHDTKPETDANYNSIVENLLQRKYPLPTSQQQSEFPDIRLFVASHNSETVRKAYTLHRQLIKSGAPTIPIEFGQLQGMADEIGCGLVQQNRMDSRDDVPGVFKYLAWGTTEECLHYLLRRAVENKGAVQRTRDMAVALRRELWRRLSFSFW; via the exons ATGCCGACAGGGCCTCTGCTTCGATCCCTGCTCTTCACGTCGATTATGTCGTCGCCGCTCCTGAACCCCTGTTTGTCCATGTTGACGCGCGTGGTTAACTCTACTTCACCGTTGTTGGATCCCTCGCAGAACCCACTGATGAACCACCTCCTCCGGATGACCATATACAACCATTTTTGCGCGGGCGAGAACGAACGCAGCGTGCAGCAGACGGTGCACGGTATCAAGACACTAGGGTTCAAGGGTGTTATTATGGGATATGCCAAGGAGACGGTCGTCAAGGAAAATGAAAGTACAACATCGTCGACAAGCCAAGAAGAGGCGTCTCTCCGGTCTGTTGAGGAATGGAAGCGAGGAAACCTAAGAACCCTTGGTATGATTGGTGCGGGGGATTACCTTGCTGTCAA ATTCACCGGCGCTGGTCCAATCGCTCTCAATGCGCTGGCTAGTGGAGACGCGATACCGCAGTGCATATACCAGGCCATGCGGGAAATATGCCAGACAGCTGCAGCTCAGAACTCTAGACTCTGGATTGATGCAGAGCAACAGGTTTTCCAGCCCGCTATTGATGTGTGGACGATCGAGCTCATGCGCGAGTTTAATCGCGGTGAAAGCCCCGTGGTCTTTAATACTATCCAGGCGTATCTGAAGGACTCAGAGGCTAACGTACAGCGTCATCTACTTCTGTCCAAGCaggaaggatggaagctGGGCATCAAGCTGGTCCGCGGAGCGTATATCGCACACGACCGCCGTGACCGCATTCACGACACCAAACCTGAAACAGACGCAAACTACAACTCTATTGTCGAAAACCTCCTACAACGCAAATACCCCCTCCCAACCAGCCAGCAACAAAGCGAATTCCCCGACATCCGCCTCTTTGTCGCCTCACACAACTCCGAAACAGTCCGCAAAGCATATACCCTACATCGCCAGCTGATCAAATCCGGAGCCCCCACAATCCCAATCGAATTCGGCCAGCTGCAGGGGATGGCGGATGAAATTGGCTGCGGACTTGTGCAGCAGAATCGGATGGACTCCCGAGACGATGTTCCCGGGGTGTTCAAGTATTTGGCGTGGGGGACGACGGAGGAGTGTTTGCATTATTTGTTGAGGAGGGCGGTTGAGAATAAGGGTGCTGTGCAGCGGACGAGGGATATGGCGGTGGCGCTGAGAAGGGAGTTGTGGAGGAGGttgtcgttttctttttggtga